A single Rubrivivax gelatinosus IL144 DNA region contains:
- the ubiB gene encoding ubiquinone biosynthesis regulatory protein kinase UbiB: protein MRRVARLIFIVFTVLRFGLDEVALSAFRQPWVRVLVRLVTVGRRLDEPRGVRLRRAFERLGPIFVKFGQVLSTRRDLLPLDVADELAKLQDRVPPFPPAVARSLVERAFGRSIEDIFSHFETEPVASASIAQVHFATLKNGREVAVKVLRPGMLEVIDDDLTLLHTLARWVERLSADGKRLRPREVVAEFDVYLHDELDLVREASNAAQLRRNMDGLDLLLVPEMIWDYCTSSVIVMERMYGVPISQVERLREAGVDFKKLARDGVTIFFTQVFRDGFFHADMHPGNIQVSLAPETFGRYIALDFGIIGTLTETDKEYLAYNFLAFFRRDYKRVAELHVESGWVPANTRVDALEGAIRAVCEPHFDRPLKDLSLGQVLMRLFQASRRFNVEIQPQLVLLQKTLLNIEGLGRQLDPELDLWTTAKPFLERWMNEQIGWRGLLDRLQHEAPHYAQIIPELPRLVHAALKPRAEPAPSPVMLALLAEQRRTNRLLQAVLWSLVGFVVGLVVTRVLLHAAGV from the coding sequence ATGCGGCGTGTCGCCCGCCTGATCTTCATCGTCTTCACCGTCCTGCGCTTCGGCCTGGACGAGGTGGCGCTGTCGGCCTTCCGCCAGCCCTGGGTGCGCGTGCTGGTGCGCCTGGTCACCGTCGGCCGCCGCCTGGACGAGCCGCGCGGCGTGCGCCTGCGCCGCGCCTTCGAGCGCCTGGGCCCGATCTTCGTGAAGTTCGGCCAGGTGCTGTCCACGCGCCGCGACCTGCTGCCGCTGGACGTCGCCGACGAGCTCGCCAAGCTGCAGGACCGCGTGCCGCCGTTCCCGCCGGCCGTCGCGCGCTCGCTCGTCGAACGCGCCTTCGGCCGCAGCATCGAGGACATCTTCAGCCACTTCGAGACCGAGCCGGTGGCCAGCGCGTCGATCGCGCAGGTGCACTTCGCGACGCTGAAGAACGGCCGCGAGGTCGCGGTGAAGGTGCTGCGCCCGGGCATGCTCGAGGTCATCGACGACGACCTGACGCTGCTGCACACGCTGGCCCGCTGGGTCGAGCGCCTGTCGGCCGACGGCAAGCGGCTGCGCCCGCGCGAAGTCGTCGCCGAGTTCGACGTCTACCTGCACGACGAGCTGGACCTGGTGCGCGAGGCCAGCAACGCCGCCCAGCTGCGGCGCAACATGGACGGCCTGGACCTGCTGCTGGTGCCCGAGATGATCTGGGACTACTGCACGTCCTCGGTCATCGTCATGGAGCGCATGTACGGCGTGCCGATCAGCCAGGTCGAGCGCCTGCGCGAGGCCGGCGTCGACTTCAAGAAGCTGGCGCGCGACGGCGTCACGATCTTCTTCACCCAGGTCTTCCGCGACGGCTTCTTCCACGCCGACATGCACCCGGGCAACATCCAGGTGAGCCTGGCGCCCGAGACCTTCGGCCGCTACATCGCACTCGACTTCGGGATCATCGGCACGCTGACCGAGACCGACAAGGAGTATCTGGCTTACAACTTCTTGGCTTTCTTCCGCCGCGATTACAAACGCGTGGCCGAGTTGCATGTCGAGAGCGGCTGGGTGCCGGCGAACACGCGTGTCGACGCGCTGGAAGGCGCGATCCGCGCCGTCTGCGAGCCGCATTTCGACCGGCCGCTGAAGGATCTGTCGCTGGGCCAGGTGCTGATGCGCCTGTTCCAGGCCTCGCGCCGCTTCAACGTCGAGATCCAGCCGCAGCTCGTGCTGCTGCAGAAGACGCTGCTCAACATCGAAGGCCTGGGCCGCCAGCTCGACCCCGAGCTGGACCTGTGGACGACGGCCAAGCCTTTCCTCGAACGCTGGATGAACGAGCAGATCGGCTGGCGCGGCCTGCTCGACCGCCTGCAGCACGAGGCGCCGCACTACGCGCAGATCATTCCCGAGCTGCCGCGCTTGGTGCATGCGGCGCTCAAGCCCAGGGCCGAACCGGCGCCGTCGCCGGTGATGCTGGCGCTGCTGGCCGAGCAGCGGCGCACCAACCGGCTGCTGCAGGCGGTGCTGTGGTCGCTGGTCGGTTTCGTCGTCGGACTCGTCGTCACGCGCGTGCTCCTGCACGCCGCCGGTGTCTGA